The following are encoded in a window of Streptomyces sp. 11x1 genomic DNA:
- a CDS encoding AIM24 family protein: MYGAPVAGPTVHDPMTLPSDDNVNNYTFCVELKGSQWFLQKGKMIAYYGQMEFNGIGHGRLGGLVRTSFHSPLHASDWVVAEGSGKMLLADRAFDVNSYDLEEGNLTIRSGNLLAFQPSLALKQSIVPGFLTLIGTGKFVAASNGPVVFMEPPIRVDPQALVGWADCPSPCHHYDHSYMAGVMGGLRAMTGIGGASGEEHQFEFVGAGTVLLQSSETLMAEQATGMVPHEPGVPGGGGVPGHPGQPAGAPRLPGQLGDLQRRFGL, encoded by the coding sequence ATGTACGGGGCCCCGGTCGCCGGACCGACCGTCCACGACCCGATGACGCTGCCGTCCGACGACAACGTCAACAACTACACCTTCTGCGTGGAGCTCAAGGGGAGCCAGTGGTTCCTGCAGAAGGGCAAGATGATCGCCTACTACGGCCAGATGGAGTTCAACGGCATCGGGCACGGCCGTCTCGGCGGTCTCGTCCGTACGTCGTTCCATTCGCCTCTGCACGCGAGCGACTGGGTCGTGGCCGAGGGATCCGGCAAGATGCTCCTCGCCGACCGGGCCTTCGACGTCAATTCGTATGACTTGGAGGAGGGCAACCTCACCATTCGCTCGGGCAACCTCCTCGCTTTTCAGCCAAGTCTTGCGCTGAAGCAGTCCATCGTCCCGGGCTTTCTGACCCTCATCGGCACGGGCAAGTTCGTGGCGGCCTCCAACGGCCCGGTGGTGTTCATGGAACCCCCCATCCGGGTCGACCCGCAGGCCCTGGTCGGGTGGGCCGACTGCCCCTCGCCGTGCCACCACTACGACCACAGCTACATGGCCGGTGTCATGGGCGGTCTACGTGCGATGACGGGCATCGGCGGGGCGTCCGGCGAGGAGCACCAGTTCGAGTTCGTCGGGGCGGGCACGGTGCTGCTCCAGTCGTCCGAGACGCTCATGGCCGAGCAGGCCACGGGCATGGTCCCGCACGAGCCGGGCGTACCCGGTGGCGGTGGGGTACCCGGGCATCCCGGACAGCCGGCGGGGGCACCGCGCCTTCCCGGACAGCTGGGGGACCTCCAGCGTCGCTTCGGGCTGTGA
- a CDS encoding response regulator transcription factor — MRLLIVEDEKRLAVSLAKGLTAEGYAVDVVHDGIDGLHRASEGSYDLVILDIMLPGMNGYRVCAALRAAGHDVPILMLTAKDGEYDEAEGLDTGADDYLTKPFSYVVLVARVKALLRRRGPSGGASPVHAVGTLKVDTAARRVFLAEDEITLTTKEFSVLEQLVLRAGEVVSKADILEHVWDFAYDGDPNIVEVYISALRRKLGSTLIKTVRGAGYRLEGRS; from the coding sequence ATGCGCCTGTTGATCGTGGAAGATGAGAAGCGGCTCGCGGTGTCGCTGGCCAAGGGCCTGACGGCCGAGGGGTACGCCGTGGATGTCGTCCACGACGGGATCGACGGACTGCACCGGGCGAGCGAGGGGTCGTACGACCTCGTGATCCTCGACATCATGCTGCCCGGCATGAACGGCTACCGCGTCTGTGCCGCCCTGCGCGCCGCCGGCCACGACGTGCCGATCCTGATGCTCACCGCCAAGGACGGCGAGTACGACGAGGCCGAGGGCCTGGACACGGGCGCCGACGACTATCTGACCAAGCCGTTCTCGTACGTCGTCCTCGTCGCCCGGGTGAAGGCGCTGCTGCGGCGGCGCGGCCCCTCGGGCGGTGCCTCGCCCGTGCACGCGGTCGGCACGCTGAAGGTCGACACCGCCGCCCGGCGTGTGTTCCTCGCCGAGGACGAGATCACCCTCACCACCAAGGAGTTCTCCGTCCTGGAACAGCTCGTGCTGAGAGCCGGTGAGGTCGTCTCGAAGGCCGACATCCTGGAGCACGTCTGGGACTTCGCCTACGACGGCGATCCGAACATCGTCGAGGTCTACATCAGCGCGCTGCGCCGCAAGCTCGGCTCCACGCTCATCAAGACCGTACGCGGGGCCGGATACAGACTGGAGGGCCGCTCGTGA
- a CDS encoding MTH1187 family thiamine-binding protein, which yields MIVAFSVTPLGVGEDVGEYVADAVRVVRESGLPNRTDAMFTSIEGDWQEVMDVVRRAVAAVEARAPRVSLVLKADIRPGVTDGLTSKVETVERHLSEPS from the coding sequence GTGATCGTCGCCTTCTCCGTGACCCCCCTCGGGGTCGGCGAGGACGTGGGGGAGTACGTCGCCGATGCCGTACGGGTCGTCCGTGAATCGGGGCTGCCGAACCGGACGGACGCCATGTTCACCTCGATAGAAGGTGACTGGCAGGAGGTGATGGACGTCGTGCGCCGAGCGGTCGCCGCCGTCGAAGCGCGCGCGCCCCGGGTCTCCCTCGTCCTCAAGGCCGACATCCGCCCCGGTGTGACGGACGGTCTCACCTCCAAGGTGGAGACGGTGGAACGCCACCTGTCCGAGCCGTCGTAG
- a CDS encoding MarR family winged helix-turn-helix transcriptional regulator: METETATRWLTDAEQCAWRTHLDVNRLLTHQLERDLQPFGLTMNDYEILVNLSESEGRRMRMSDLAAATLQSKSRLSHQITRMENADLVRRENCESDRRGLFAVLTEHGMETMQRVAPHHVASVRRHFIDLLSEEAMAELHKSLVPIAEHLRSHRGKP, from the coding sequence ATGGAGACCGAAACGGCCACGCGCTGGCTGACCGATGCGGAGCAGTGCGCCTGGCGCACCCATCTGGACGTCAACAGGCTGCTGACGCACCAGCTCGAAAGGGACCTGCAGCCGTTCGGCCTGACAATGAACGACTACGAGATCCTGGTGAACCTCTCCGAGTCGGAGGGGCGGCGGATGCGGATGAGCGACCTCGCCGCCGCCACGCTCCAGTCCAAGAGCCGCCTCTCGCACCAGATCACCCGGATGGAGAACGCCGACCTGGTGCGCCGGGAGAACTGCGAGTCCGACCGCCGCGGGCTGTTCGCCGTGCTCACCGAGCACGGCATGGAGACGATGCAGCGGGTGGCGCCGCATCATGTCGCCTCCGTGCGGCGGCACTTCATCGACCTGCTGTCGGAGGAGGCGATGGCGGAGCTGCACAAGTCGCTGGTCCCGATCGCGGAGCATCTCCGAAGCCACCGCGGTAAGCCGTAG
- a CDS encoding DUF3817 domain-containing protein: protein MDIKTASALRRLRLVSAPEAVSFLLLLVCSVLKRTTEFNAVPVMGWVHAILFILYLIFWADAWNRTKWSLKTAVLYFALAVLPAGGFFAERKLRREAEDAVIAGRARKEGVVNA from the coding sequence GTGGACATAAAGACCGCCTCCGCTCTCCGCCGCCTGCGCCTCGTCTCCGCCCCCGAGGCCGTCTCCTTCCTGCTGCTTCTCGTCTGCTCGGTGCTGAAGCGGACCACGGAGTTCAACGCGGTGCCTGTGATGGGCTGGGTCCACGCCATCCTCTTCATCCTGTACTTGATCTTCTGGGCCGACGCCTGGAACCGCACGAAGTGGTCGCTGAAGACCGCCGTGCTCTACTTCGCCCTCGCCGTCCTGCCCGCCGGCGGCTTCTTCGCCGAGCGCAAGCTGCGCCGTGAGGCCGAGGACGCGGTGATCGCCGGCCGTGCCCGCAAGGAAGGGGTTGTGAACGCGTGA
- a CDS encoding methylmalonyl-CoA mutase family protein — MDADAIEEGRRRWQERYDSARKREADFTTLSGDPVEPVYGPRPGDVYEGFERIGWPGEYPFTRGLYPTGYRGRTWTIRQFAGFGNAEQTNERYKKILANGGGGLSVAFDMPTLMGRDSDEPRSLGEVGHCGVAIDSAADMEVLFRDIPLGDVTTSMTISGPAVPVFCMYLVAAERQGVDPGVLNGTLQTDIFKEYIAQKEWLFQPEPHLRLIGDLMEHCAAEIPAYKPLSVSGYHIREAGATAAQELAYTLADGFGYVELGLSRGLDVDVFAPGLSFFFDAHVDFFEEIAKFRAARRIWARWMRDVYGARTEKAQWLRFHTQTAGVSLTAQQPYNNVVRTAVEALSAVLGGTNSLHTNALDETLALPSEQAAEIALRTQQVLMEETGVANVADPLGGSWYVEQLTDRIEADAEKIFDRIKERGLRAHPDGVHPIGPITSGILRGIEDGWFTGEIAESAFRYQQALEKGEKRVVGVNVHHGSVTGDLEILRVSHEVEREQVRVLAARKGARDDAAVRSALDAMLAAARGGANMIGPMLDAVRAEATLGEICGVLREEWGVYTEPAGF, encoded by the coding sequence ATGGACGCTGACGCCATCGAAGAGGGCCGCCGCCGCTGGCAGGAACGCTACGACTCCGCGCGGAAGCGGGAGGCCGACTTCACGACGCTCTCCGGGGACCCGGTGGAGCCCGTGTACGGGCCCCGGCCGGGGGACGTGTACGAGGGCTTCGAGCGGATCGGCTGGCCGGGGGAGTACCCCTTCACCCGCGGGCTGTATCCGACCGGCTACCGGGGGCGGACCTGGACGATCCGCCAGTTCGCGGGGTTCGGGAACGCCGAGCAGACGAACGAGCGGTACAAGAAGATCCTCGCCAACGGCGGTGGAGGACTGTCCGTCGCGTTCGACATGCCGACGCTCATGGGGCGGGACTCCGACGAGCCGCGCTCGCTCGGTGAGGTGGGGCACTGCGGGGTCGCCATCGACTCCGCCGCCGACATGGAGGTGCTGTTCCGGGACATCCCGCTGGGCGACGTCACCACCTCCATGACGATCAGCGGGCCCGCCGTCCCCGTCTTCTGCATGTACCTCGTGGCCGCCGAGCGGCAGGGCGTCGACCCGGGCGTGCTCAACGGCACCCTGCAGACCGACATCTTCAAGGAGTACATCGCGCAGAAGGAGTGGCTCTTCCAGCCCGAGCCGCATCTGCGCCTCATCGGCGACCTCATGGAGCACTGCGCGGCCGAGATCCCCGCGTACAAGCCGCTCTCCGTCTCCGGCTACCACATCCGCGAGGCCGGGGCCACGGCGGCGCAGGAGCTGGCGTACACGCTCGCCGACGGCTTCGGCTACGTGGAGCTGGGGCTCAGCCGGGGGCTGGACGTCGACGTGTTCGCGCCCGGGCTGTCCTTCTTCTTCGACGCGCACGTCGACTTCTTCGAGGAGATCGCCAAGTTCCGCGCGGCGCGCCGGATCTGGGCGCGGTGGATGCGGGACGTGTACGGGGCGCGGACCGAGAAGGCCCAGTGGCTGCGGTTCCACACCCAGACCGCCGGGGTCTCGCTGACCGCGCAGCAGCCGTACAACAACGTGGTCCGTACGGCGGTGGAGGCGCTGTCGGCGGTGCTCGGCGGGACCAACTCGCTGCACACCAACGCCCTGGACGAGACGCTGGCGCTGCCGTCCGAGCAGGCTGCGGAGATCGCCCTGCGGACGCAGCAGGTGCTGATGGAGGAGACCGGGGTCGCCAACGTGGCGGATCCGCTGGGTGGTTCGTGGTACGTCGAGCAGCTGACGGACCGTATCGAGGCCGACGCCGAGAAGATCTTCGACCGGATCAAGGAGCGGGGGCTGCGGGCGCATCCGGACGGGGTGCACCCGATCGGGCCGATCACGTCCGGGATCCTGCGGGGGATCGAGGACGGGTGGTTCACCGGGGAGATCGCCGAGTCCGCCTTCCGGTACCAACAGGCGCTGGAGAAGGGGGAGAAGCGGGTCGTCGGGGTCAACGTCCACCACGGCTCCGTGACCGGGGACCTGGAGATCCTGCGGGTCAGTCACGAGGTGGAGCGGGAGCAGGTGCGGGTGCTCGCGGCGCGCAAGGGGGCGCGGGACGACGCGGCGGTGCGGTCCGCGCTCGACGCGATGCTCGCGGCGGCGCGGGGTGGGGCCAACATGATCGGGCCGATGCTGGACGCGGTGCGGGCCGAGGCGACGTTGGGTGAGATCTGCGGGGTGCTGCGGGAGGAGTGGGGGGTGTATACGGAGCCGGCGGGGTTCTAG
- a CDS encoding TetR/AcrR family transcriptional regulator — protein sequence MSAATRTKLLEGALRTLVEQGIAKTSARSIAATAGVNQALVFYHFGSVDELLAEACRYGAEQRVARHRERMAAIGSLSELLAFGREMHVEERAAGHVAVLGQLLAGAQTHPRLAPATAAGLDLWIAEVEGVLRRVLAGSPLGEFADARGLARAVASSFVGLELYEGVDPEGAGEALGALEQLAGLAAALDGLGPVAQRAVRHQLRRIAGR from the coding sequence GTGAGCGCGGCGACGCGGACGAAGCTGTTGGAGGGCGCGCTGCGGACGCTCGTCGAGCAGGGGATCGCCAAGACGTCCGCCCGTTCGATCGCGGCGACCGCCGGGGTGAACCAGGCGCTCGTCTTCTACCACTTCGGGTCCGTGGACGAACTCCTGGCGGAGGCCTGCCGGTACGGGGCGGAGCAGCGGGTCGCCCGGCACCGGGAGCGGATGGCGGCGATCGGCTCGCTCTCCGAACTGCTGGCCTTCGGGCGGGAGATGCATGTGGAGGAGCGGGCGGCGGGGCACGTGGCGGTGCTCGGTCAGCTGCTGGCGGGGGCGCAGACGCATCCTCGGCTGGCGCCGGCGACCGCGGCGGGGCTGGACCTGTGGATCGCGGAGGTGGAGGGGGTGCTGCGGCGGGTGCTCGCGGGGTCGCCGCTCGGGGAGTTCGCCGATGCGCGGGGGTTGGCTCGGGCCGTGGCTTCGTCCTTTGTGGGGCTGGAGTTGTACGAGGGGGTTGATCCGGAGGGGGCGGGGGAGGCGTTGGGGGCGCTGGAGCAGCTGGCCGGGCTTGCCGCCGCGCTGGATGGGCTTGGGCCTGTGGCGCAGCGGGCGGTTCGGCATCAGTTGCGGCGGATCGCGGGGCGGTGA
- a CDS encoding TetR/AcrR family transcriptional regulator, translating to MQSSTPAPRATGGRPRSATADTAILAATRAALVELGWSGLTLGGVAGRAGVAKTTLYRRWTGKNELVVDAVAELFDELRLPDRGSLAADIEGVVLQFAAILARPEAKSGLMAVVAESTHDDALRERIRASIVDRQKRLVLEGRARAQLRGELPPESDPATAARTVDLIFDVVAGAVVHRTLVSAEPADEEWARSFTALLLRGLDGAGEAPPSRGAGNRATSPHTPAPDDAPPS from the coding sequence ATGCAGAGCAGCACCCCCGCCCCCCGCGCCACGGGCGGCCGTCCGCGCAGCGCCACCGCGGACACCGCGATCCTGGCCGCGACCCGTGCGGCGCTGGTCGAGCTGGGCTGGTCGGGGCTGACCCTGGGCGGCGTGGCCGGCCGGGCAGGTGTCGCGAAGACGACGCTCTACCGCCGCTGGACCGGCAAGAACGAACTCGTCGTGGACGCCGTGGCGGAACTCTTCGACGAACTGCGCCTCCCCGACCGGGGTAGCCTCGCGGCCGACATCGAGGGCGTGGTGCTTCAGTTCGCGGCGATCCTGGCCCGCCCGGAGGCCAAGAGCGGCCTCATGGCCGTCGTCGCCGAATCGACCCACGACGACGCCCTGCGCGAACGCATCCGCGCGTCCATCGTCGACCGCCAGAAACGCCTCGTCCTGGAGGGCCGCGCCCGCGCCCAGCTCCGCGGCGAACTCCCCCCGGAGTCCGACCCCGCCACCGCCGCCCGCACCGTCGACCTCATCTTCGACGTCGTCGCGGGTGCGGTGGTCCACCGCACCCTGGTCAGCGCGGAACCGGCGGACGAGGAGTGGGCCCGGAGCTTCACGGCCCTGCTGCTGCGAGGGCTGGACGGAGCGGGCGAAGCCCCTCCGTCCAGGGGCGCGGGGAACCGCGCGACCAGCCCCCACACGCCCGCACCCGACGACGCGCCCCCGAGCTGA
- a CDS encoding AIM24 family protein, producing MFRLQGSKVLAVDMTGDAVKAKNGSMVAYDGQMSFKKLSGGGEGLRGMVTRRLTGEQMTLMEVTGQGTCWFADRASEINLVNLQGDKLYVESSNLLATDSGLRTGTSFTGLRGASQGNGLFTTTVEGHGQAAIMSDGPAVVLRVSHQYPLTVDPGAYIAHQGSLQQSFQSGVTFRTFMGEGGGEAFQIRFEGDGLVYVQPSERNTVAGDV from the coding sequence ATGTTCCGACTTCAAGGCAGCAAGGTGCTGGCCGTCGACATGACCGGGGACGCCGTCAAGGCGAAGAACGGCTCGATGGTCGCGTACGACGGTCAGATGTCGTTCAAGAAGCTGAGCGGCGGCGGTGAGGGCCTGCGCGGGATGGTGACGCGGCGCCTCACGGGTGAACAGATGACGTTGATGGAGGTGACCGGGCAAGGGACCTGCTGGTTCGCGGACCGGGCCTCCGAGATCAACCTCGTGAATCTTCAGGGGGACAAGCTGTACGTGGAGTCGAGCAATCTGCTCGCGACGGACTCCGGGCTGCGTACGGGCACGAGCTTCACGGGGCTGCGCGGCGCCTCGCAGGGCAACGGCCTGTTCACCACGACCGTCGAGGGCCACGGCCAGGCGGCGATCATGTCCGACGGCCCGGCGGTGGTGCTCCGGGTGAGCCACCAGTACCCGCTGACGGTCGACCCGGGGGCGTACATCGCGCACCAGGGCAGCCTCCAGCAGTCCTTCCAGTCCGGTGTGACGTTCCGCACGTTCATGGGCGAGGGCGGCGGCGAGGCGTTCCAGATCCGCTTCGAGGGCGACGGACTCGTCTATGTCCAGCCCAGCGAGCGCAACACGGTGGCGGGGGACGTCTGA
- a CDS encoding AIM24 family protein, with product MAFREINSKMIEATVLPGQRLFSQRGAMLAYKGEVSFTPNMQGSQGGIASMIGRRVAGEATPLMTVEGSGTVLFGHGGHHIQVINLTGETLYVEADRLLAFDGTLQQGTMFMGSQGGVMGMVRGQVTGQGLFTTTLKGHGAVAVMAHGGVIEVPITPQRPVHVDPQAYVAHHGDVRNKLSTALGWRDMVGRGSGEAFQLELSGSGAVYVQASEEKL from the coding sequence ATGGCCTTCCGTGAGATCAACTCGAAGATGATCGAGGCGACCGTGCTGCCGGGCCAGCGGCTGTTCAGCCAGCGCGGCGCGATGCTCGCCTACAAGGGCGAAGTGTCGTTCACCCCCAACATGCAGGGCAGCCAGGGCGGTATCGCGTCGATGATCGGCCGCCGGGTGGCGGGCGAGGCGACCCCGCTGATGACCGTCGAGGGCAGCGGCACGGTCCTGTTCGGGCACGGCGGTCACCACATCCAGGTGATCAACCTGACCGGGGAGACCCTCTACGTCGAGGCCGACCGCCTGCTGGCCTTCGACGGCACCCTCCAGCAGGGCACGATGTTCATGGGCTCGCAGGGCGGCGTCATGGGCATGGTCCGGGGTCAGGTGACGGGCCAGGGCCTTTTCACCACGACCCTCAAGGGCCACGGCGCCGTAGCCGTCATGGCGCACGGCGGGGTGATCGAGGTCCCGATCACCCCCCAGCGCCCGGTCCATGTCGACCCGCAGGCGTACGTGGCGCACCACGGCGACGTACGCAACAAGCTGTCCACCGCGCTCGGCTGGCGCGACATGGTGGGCCGGGGCTCAGGCGAGGCGTTCCAGCTGGAGCTGAGCGGCAGTGGTGCGGTGTACGTCCAGGCCTCGGAGGAGAAGCTGTGA
- a CDS encoding HAMP domain-containing sensor histidine kinase encodes MKRRLGSVRARATLAATVVVAVALVAAGAAVLLSLRFTLTDKADAEADSVARNAASALANGFAYAELRLPDGDENPVEVLDVDEKPVAVGEDVEGMDVTAIDSDRLNSETNDDADDRAEGDRDAEDEGTLKAGDVADETWYGEGTATVEGATADYRFAGVEVVTPAGVPLTVYAGAPLSTEKDAVGTALTTMLIGLPLLLLTVGGVTYVVTGRALRPVEGIRTEMAAITASEDLSRRVPEPDTHDEVARLARTTNETLAALEASVERQRAFVADASHELRSPIASLRTQLEVGAAHPELLDLDGAVEDTVRLQSLAADLLLLARLDAGERPPPDARFDLARVVREEVASREGVTLDGVDSVELRGSRNQICRVLGNLLDNADRHARDRVAVTLRTTSDWAVLQVADDGTGVPPADRERIFERFVRLDESRARDDGGAGLGLAIARDIAVRHGGTLTIGDAPGGGALFELRLPMRPPSP; translated from the coding sequence GTGAAGCGCCGCCTGGGCTCGGTACGGGCCCGTGCCACCCTCGCCGCGACCGTCGTCGTCGCCGTGGCCCTGGTCGCCGCGGGTGCCGCCGTCCTGCTGTCGCTGCGGTTCACCCTCACCGACAAGGCGGACGCGGAGGCCGACTCCGTGGCCCGCAACGCCGCCTCGGCACTGGCGAACGGGTTCGCCTACGCGGAGCTGAGGCTGCCGGACGGCGACGAGAACCCGGTCGAGGTGTTGGACGTCGACGAGAAGCCCGTCGCGGTCGGCGAGGACGTCGAGGGCATGGACGTGACCGCCATCGACTCGGACCGGCTGAACTCCGAGACCAACGACGACGCCGACGACCGCGCGGAGGGCGACCGGGACGCCGAGGACGAGGGCACCCTGAAGGCGGGCGATGTCGCCGACGAGACCTGGTACGGCGAGGGGACCGCGACCGTCGAAGGGGCCACGGCGGACTACCGGTTCGCCGGGGTCGAGGTGGTGACGCCGGCGGGTGTGCCGCTCACCGTCTACGCGGGTGCCCCGCTCTCCACCGAGAAGGACGCCGTCGGCACCGCGCTGACCACGATGCTCATCGGGCTTCCGCTGCTGCTGCTGACCGTCGGCGGGGTGACGTACGTCGTCACCGGGCGGGCACTGCGACCCGTCGAGGGCATCCGTACGGAGATGGCGGCGATCACGGCCTCCGAGGACCTCTCCCGGCGCGTCCCCGAGCCGGACACGCACGACGAGGTCGCCCGCCTCGCACGGACCACGAACGAGACGCTGGCCGCGCTGGAGGCCTCGGTGGAGCGGCAGCGCGCGTTCGTCGCGGACGCCTCGCACGAACTGCGCAGCCCCATCGCCTCGCTGCGCACCCAGCTGGAAGTGGGCGCCGCGCACCCGGAGTTGCTGGACCTGGACGGGGCGGTCGAGGACACCGTGCGGCTGCAGAGCCTCGCCGCCGACCTGCTGCTGCTCGCCCGCCTGGACGCGGGGGAGCGGCCGCCGCCGGACGCCCGGTTCGACCTGGCGCGGGTTGTACGGGAGGAGGTGGCCTCCCGGGAGGGCGTGACCCTGGACGGCGTGGACTCGGTGGAGCTGCGCGGCTCGCGCAACCAGATCTGCCGCGTCCTCGGCAACCTCCTGGACAACGCGGACCGCCACGCCCGCGACCGGGTCGCCGTCACGCTGCGGACCACGTCCGACTGGGCGGTCCTCCAGGTGGCGGACGACGGCACGGGCGTCCCGCCGGCCGACCGTGAGCGCATCTTCGAACGTTTCGTCCGCCTGGACGAGTCCCGGGCGAGGGACGACGGCGGCGCGGGCCTGGGACTCGCCATCGCCCGGGACATCGCCGTACGCCATGGAGGCACCCTGACGATCGGCGACGCCCCGGGCGGCGGAGCCCTCTTCGAACTGAGGCTGCCGATGCGACCCCCGAGCCCTTAA
- a CDS encoding MarR family transcriptional regulator — protein sequence MPKPLSLSFDPISRADEHWKQRWGSVPSMAAITSIMRAHQILLAEVDAVVKPYGLTFARYEALVLLTFSQKGELPMSKIGERLMVHPTSVTNTVDRLVKSGLVDKRPNPNDGRGTLASITDKGREVCDAATRDLMSMDFGLGAYDAEECAEIFAMLRPLRVAAGDFEES from the coding sequence GTGCCGAAGCCGCTCAGCCTCTCCTTCGATCCCATCTCGCGCGCCGACGAGCACTGGAAGCAGCGCTGGGGAAGCGTCCCGTCCATGGCCGCGATCACATCGATCATGCGTGCCCACCAGATCCTGCTGGCGGAGGTCGACGCGGTGGTCAAGCCGTACGGGCTGACGTTCGCGCGCTACGAGGCCCTCGTGCTGCTCACCTTCTCGCAGAAGGGCGAGCTGCCGATGTCCAAGATCGGCGAGCGGCTCATGGTGCACCCCACGTCCGTGACGAACACCGTCGACCGCCTGGTGAAGTCCGGCCTCGTCGACAAGCGCCCGAACCCCAACGACGGCCGGGGCACCCTCGCCTCCATCACCGACAAGGGCCGCGAGGTCTGCGACGCGGCCACCCGTGACCTGATGTCCATGGACTTCGGCCTCGGCGCCTACGACGCCGAGGAGTGCGCGGAGATCTTCGCGATGCTCAGGCCGCTGCGTGTGGCGGCGGGGGACTTCGAGGAGAGCTGA
- a CDS encoding DUF4166 domain-containing protein, protein MGADFDRLHPELRRRFSVGLASGQACTGRGVMDRVWHGRGLVKPFLALGGTRNILVPREGRDVPFTIENVPYTDGFGRETVTFVRTFDLPGRPRRFDAQMVLSPKGDRVLDYLGTHQHLASDLHFAAEPDGSLLIRSGEHRFREGPVDVRVPGLIGGDAEVRERFDERTGRFRIQVRVVNRHFGPLFGYEGSFAASYQDVRVCGVRAGLRPVREEARA, encoded by the coding sequence ATGGGGGCGGACTTCGACCGGCTCCACCCCGAGCTGCGCCGCCGCTTCTCGGTCGGACTGGCGAGCGGGCAGGCGTGCACGGGCCGGGGGGTGATGGACCGCGTCTGGCACGGGCGGGGCCTGGTGAAGCCGTTCCTCGCGCTCGGGGGCACCCGGAACATCCTCGTCCCGCGCGAGGGGCGCGACGTGCCCTTCACCATCGAGAACGTGCCGTACACCGACGGGTTCGGCCGTGAGACGGTGACCTTCGTGCGTACCTTCGACCTGCCGGGCCGGCCGCGTCGGTTCGACGCCCAGATGGTGCTCAGCCCCAAGGGCGACCGCGTTCTCGACTACCTCGGCACCCATCAGCACCTCGCCAGCGACCTGCACTTCGCGGCGGAGCCCGACGGATCGCTGCTGATCCGCTCCGGCGAGCACCGCTTCCGGGAGGGGCCGGTCGACGTCCGGGTCCCCGGTCTCATCGGCGGCGACGCCGAGGTGCGGGAGCGGTTCGACGAGCGGACGGGGCGCTTTCGGATCCAGGTGCGGGTGGTGAACCGGCACTTCGGGCCGCTCTTCGGCTATGAGGGCTCGTTCGCCGCGAGCTACCAGGACGTGCGGGTGTGCGGGGTGCGGGCCGGGTTGCGGCCGGTCCGTGAGGAGGCGCGGGCATGA
- a CDS encoding DUF3817 domain-containing protein: protein MKKSVLTRYRVLAYVTGVLLVLLTLGMIGKYVLELDGAADFTYVVSLAHGWLYVLYLVFAFDLGSKAKWPVKKQIWVLLAGTIPTAAFFVERKVSRELEAKIEDSSLATAKA from the coding sequence ATGAAAAAGAGCGTGCTGACCCGCTACCGCGTCCTGGCCTACGTCACCGGTGTGCTGCTGGTTCTGCTGACCCTGGGCATGATCGGCAAGTACGTGCTGGAACTGGACGGCGCCGCGGACTTCACGTACGTGGTCAGCCTCGCGCACGGCTGGCTGTACGTCCTGTACCTGGTCTTCGCCTTCGATCTCGGCTCCAAGGCGAAGTGGCCGGTCAAGAAGCAGATCTGGGTGCTGCTGGCGGGCACGATCCCGACGGCCGCCTTCTTCGTGGAGCGCAAGGTCAGCCGCGAGCTGGAAGCGAAGATCGAGGACAGCTCGCTCGCGACCGCCAAGGCGTAG